A single region of the Mesotoga infera genome encodes:
- a CDS encoding Rubrerythrin, with protein MNAIDYALKLEKDGKAYYTKQAECAKDLQLKKLFEMLANDEQRHYEIISGFKDKNYMYKGTYTFKTTRNMFSEMLKDEKCFEVEATNLDAYEHAVEMEKESVKLYLDQAKLTSEPSEKETLLKLAAEENKHQIILENLMDFIRKGLDWSESPEFSHLEEWDQFTDLDKY; from the coding sequence ATGAACGCTATCGATTACGCCCTTAAGTTGGAAAAGGATGGAAAGGCTTATTACACAAAGCAGGCGGAATGTGCAAAGGACTTGCAGCTGAAGAAGCTGTTTGAGATGCTTGCGAACGATGAGCAAAGACACTATGAGATAATAAGTGGTTTTAAGGATAAGAACTACATGTATAAGGGCACTTATACTTTCAAGACAACCAGGAACATGTTCTCGGAAATGCTTAAAGACGAAAAGTGCTTCGAAGTTGAAGCAACTAATCTTGATGCATATGAACATGCAGTCGAGATGGAAAAAGAGAGCGTCAAGCTTTACCTTGATCAGGCTAAGCTTACCAGTGAACCATCTGAGAAGGAGACACTTCTTAAGCTGGCCGCGGAAGAAAACAAACATCAGATAATTCTTGAGAATCTTATGGATTTCATCAGAAAAGGTCTCGATTGGAGTGAATCCCCTGAATTCAGCCATCTTGAAGAATGGGATCAGTTCACCGATTTAGACAAATATTGA